The genomic interval GCGGTTGAACCCGATGCCGGCCATGAGCGGACCCGCGAGGGAGAACGCCACGAAGTCGTCCGAGAAGCCCTCTGCGGTGACGGGGCCCAACTCGGCCTCCGCGCCTTGGAACAGGCGCGCCCCCGCGCCGTTCGCGACCACCAGCCGTCCGTCGTCCGCGCCGGCGAAGCCTTCGTTGGCGGCGGGGAGCGTGCGCCGACGCGCGAGCGTTTCGGGGTCGAGCTCGACGATGCGGTAGTCGCCCTCCTCGACCGCGAGGGCGTAGAGGGCGCTGGCCGTCGCGTGCAGCGCGCGCACGTCGTCGAAGGGGGCGCTCAGGCCTACCGTGCCATCGGCGGCGACGAGCTCGACCGCGCCGAAGCCCCGCGTCCGCGCGAAGCCCTCGCCGTGAGCGACCACGGCGGGCGTGCGCCCGGCGACCTCGACCACACCCGAGCCGTCTTCGGCGACGAGGAACAGTGACGAGTAGGTCCCGACCGCGACGCGTCCGTGCGCCCACGCGATGGCCTCCTCCTCGAACAGGTCGCCGGCACCGATGGTGTGCAGCGCGCGCGCCGGGGCTCCATCGAGCGGGAGCACGACCACGCGCTTGCCCCACCCGGTCGCAGCCACGGCCGAGCCGTCCGGCGCGAGCGCGAGGGACACCACCTGAGCGGGCTCGTCGGCCGCGAACGTCAGCGTCACGGGCACCCCGAGCGAAGGAGACGCGGGCTGCGCCGGAGCAGGCGCCGGTTCGACGGGTGGCGCCGCCGGGGGCGTGGGCGGCGCGGCGGCAGGCGCGTCAGGCTCACCGCCGCAGCCGGGAAGCCCGAAGAGCGCGGCGACGAGGTAGACGAGAGGGTGGTGGGTATGGGGGGAAGTACGCATGCGGCCGTATAGGTCGCGCGCCGCGTCGAGGCCAGGCCGTTCCTGACCCGATGCCCGACGGTGCCGTGCGCCGGCTCGTCTCGCCCTTTGCTGCGCGCTCCGATACGATGGTGCGTGTTCTTCGAGCAGGCGATCGTAGCGAAGTGTCGCGCCGTGGGACGCCTCACCGTTCCGCTCGTGTCCATCGCCGACTTGGTCGCCATGAAGCGCCGCGCGGGCCGCGCGCAGGATCTCGCCGACGTCGCCCATCTGGAGCTGCTGCTGGAGCCCGCGCCATGAGCGACGAAGAACGGGCACCTCCGAAGGGCTACACGTACCACGTGAGCACCGAGCAGCTGCGCGTGTTTGCCGGGCTTTCCTACGAGCAACGCTTCGCGTGGCTGGAGTCCACGCGCGCCTTCCTGGTGGCCGCGGCCACCCCCGAGACCATCGAGCGCGTCCGGCGCCTTCGTCGTGGCGAGACGGTGGTGGAGCCGCACGCTGGATCCCCTCCGACTTCCTGACTCTCGTCGCAAGGCGCGCCACGCAGCGGTCGACGGCGCAGGTCACGCGGAGAAAGGCGCGCCACCGCGCCTCAGGTAGAACCCCACCTCACCGTACTCCTCTGGCGCGACCACGTTCACCTCACTGATGCTCCCGTCGGGGTTGAACAGGTGGTAGCCATCGCCCAGCCCGGTCACGAGGAAGGAGCAAGCGAGCGCCGTGGACAAGGATGTCAGCAACGACCACTCGGCGATGCGACGAACGAGGCGACCACCACCCAACATGACATGCGCCTCGAGCACGTAGTCTCCGAGCGCGTATTGGTGAAGGAGCACGATCGTTCGATCGCGGACGTCGTCTAGCGCATCGCCGCAGTCACCCTCCGGGGCACATACGATCGACGCCGCGTCCACGCCCGACACCTCGGCCAACCGAGCGACCAAGTCAGCCACTGCCACCCGTTTCGGAAGCAGGAGCGTGAGGTCGTCCATTCTGAGCTCGTCCAAGCCGCGGGCACTACCGACTTCGCATGCCGCCGTGCGCGGTGCGACGCACGTCCCTGGCGCGAACCTAGGGGGCGCTCCCGACACCGTCAAGCACTTGAAGGAAAGGTCGGTGAGCCCGCCTCACGCCGCGCCGGCGACGACGTAGGCCAACGTGGCCGCCGCGCCCGCAGCTAGCGCATACGGCAGCTGGGTGACCACGTGCTCCACATGGTCACAGCCCGACGCAGTCGACGCGATGATGGTGGTGTCCGAGATGGGCGAGCAGTGGTCGCCGAACACGCCGCCGCTCAGGGCCGCGCCGACGTACACCGCGAGCGACGCGTCCGGAGTCGCAGACGCGAGCGCCACGGCGATGGGCACGATGAGCGCGAAGGTGCCCCACGAGGTGCCCGTGGCGAACGCGGTCAGCGCGCCCAGCAGGAACACCAGGGCAGGCGCGAGCACGGCGGGGACCGCAGCCTGCGAGAGCGACGCGACGAAGCGGCCCGTCTCGAGGTCGCGGCAGATGGCGCCGATGGCGAAGGCCAGCACCATCAGGGCGGCGAGGGGCACCAGCTCGCCCACACCCGCGAACGCCGCTTGGGTCACCTCGGACAGCGTGGCCTGGCGCGACGCGAGCAGCAGCAGCGCGCTGGTGGCGATGGCGGACAGCACGGCCCACAAGACGGCCGTCGAGCCCGAGCCCGCGGCGAGCGACCCGCGCCCCGTGACCAAGAGCCCGACGGGCATCATCACGACCATCACCAGCACGGGCAGAACGAAGTCCCGCGCTCGGGCGCGGCTCCCGGGGAAGCGCTCCGCGCCAGGGTCCACCGCGGCCTCCAGCACGGGCTCGGTGACCCCCACCGTCACCGCCTGCTCCACCCGGCGCATGGGCCCCAGGTCCCAGCCCGTCCACGCCACGTAGAGCGCGAGCGCCACCGCGAACAGCGGATAGAACGAGAACGCCACCGACCCGAACAGCGCCGACACCGGGTCGGCCACGCCCTCCGCCGCGAGCAGCTGCGTCACGTACGCCCCCCACGCGTTCAGCGGGATCAACAAACACACGGGGGCCGACGTCGCGTCCGCCAAGTAGGCCAGCTTGGCCCGCGACACCCGCTGCCGCTCGAACAGGGGCCGACACACCGCGCCGTTGACCAGCACGGTGATGGACGACTCCACGAACACCAGCACGCCGAGCCCCCACGAGAGCATCCGCGCGCGCCGGGGCGTGTCCACCAAGCGGCGCTCCGTCACCCAGCGCACGAAGCCGTCCACCCCACCGGCGCGTCGACCCAGCGTGATGACCGCACCCACCAGGGCCGTGAACAGCACCACGCGCGTGTTCCCCGCGTCCGCAAACACGGCCACGCAGCGCTCGAGCGCGTCGGCCAGCCCCCGCAGCGGGTGGCCCCCCGCCAGCAGCGACGCGCCCAACCACAGGCCCGCGAACAGGCTCAGGTGCACCTGCCGGGTAAGCATCGAGAGGCCGATGGCCAGCGCGGGAGGGACGATCGACCAGAAGCCCATGCGCGCACGGTAGAACGCGCCCCGAGCGAGTCACAACAACGGCGCCACCCCCCGATCTGGACCTCCGTCCTTGACGCGCGTGCCCACACCGCGAAGATACCGGCCCATGCATCCCATTCTGTTCGAGATCCCCACGCCCTGGGGCGCGCTGCCCATCTACTCCTACGGGATGATGCTGGGCTTCAGCTTGATCGTCGCCTGGTACTTCGTGATGCACCAAGGCCAGAAGCTCGAGGGCCTGCACCCCGACCTGATGGCGCACAGTTTCATCATTACCGCCGTGTGCGCCATCGCCGCGGCGCGCGTGCTGTACATCGCCACCAACCTGGACTCGTACCACACGCTCGGCGACCTGTTCTCGTTCCAGAAGGGTGGCCTGGTGGCCTACGGTGGGTTCATCGGCGGCTTCCTCGCCTGCTGGGGGTACTCCCGGTACCGAGGCGTGCCGCTGCTGCCCTGGGCCGACATCATCACGCCCACGCTCGGCACCGGTCTGCTCTTCACGCGCATGGGCTGCTGGCTCTACGGCTGTGACTTCGGCCGGCCCCTCGAAGAGGGCGCGCCTTCCTTCCTGACGCGCCTCGGCACGTTCCCGCACTGGGACTACAGCAGCGCCCACTACGTATGGGGCTCCACGCTCAACGGCTCCCCGGCCTACAGCCACCACATCACCACCTACCCGGAGCGCATGGTGGGGCTGGACCACTCGCTGCCGGTACACCCCACGCAGCTCTACGAGTCGCTGGCCGGCCTGATCATCTTCGGCATCACCTACTACACGCTGCGGCACCGCTCCTTCAAAGGGCAGGTCTTCTTCGTCGGGAGCATCGTCTACGCGCTGTGGCGCTTCGGCATCGAGTTCGTCCGCGACGACCCGGAGCGCGGCGCGGCCTTCGGCTTCAGCACCAGCCAGCTGCTCTCCCTGGCCATCGTGCCCGTGGTGGTGCTGGCGTGGATCCAGACCAAGCGGAACCTCGCCCTGAACGGCGAGCCCAGCATCCCGGACAGCGCCCGCTCCGACGAGTGGCTGGCCGAGCACCGCGGGATCAAGCCCGACGGGGACGACGAGCAGGGCGGCGCCTCCGACAAGGGAGCCTCCGCCAAGGGCCCCAAGGCCACCTCGAGCCCGAAGGGCACGGGCAGCAAGGACAAGGGCAAGAAGAAGCGCTGACGACCACGGGGTGGTCCACGGGTCGCCCCGATCGGGTACGCGCGGAGCGCTCGGTACGCCCACAGCGGAACGTTCTCGAACGGAGAAAAAGGTCCCACCCAGGAACATCTGGGCGGGTTCGCTTGTCGCTTCAGTTCTTGTACGGGTAACGTCCGCGTTCCTGCTGGAGGTCTCCGCGTTGTTCATGCACCGACTGCCCCCCGCGCCCCTTCGGCGCCTCTCCCCTCTCTCCCTGCTCGCCGCGCTCGCGCTGCCCGCCGCGTCCTTGGCCTCGTTGGCCGCCAGCCCCGCTGCCGCCCAGAACCCCTACGACGGCGAGCAACGTGACCTCGCGCGCGAAGCCCGCACGCTGGGTCGCGAGCCCGGGGGAATGATCCCCCTGCTCCAGATGATGGGCAGCTGGGACGACGCCACACCAACGCGCACCCAAGCGCTGCTGGAGTCTCTCGCGCGCGACCGCGGATTGTCGCCCGCCCGGCGTGCATACGTGAACTACCTGGTCGCGCGCGGGCAGCTGAGGCTGGGACGACTCGAAGCGTCGGAGCGCACGATCCGCGACACGGGCTTCGTCACCGACTGGCAGGTCATCGGCCCCTTTGACAACGAAGGGCGCGCAGGCTTTGCAGCCGAGCAACCGCCCGAGGCGGCGCGCACGGCGCCCTTCGACGCAAGCGCCAGGTACCGCGGCCGCGAGCGCGAGGTGGGCTGGCGCACGTATCCCAACGTGAGCGAGGCGGGCTACGTGAACTTCGACGCCGTCTTCCGACCATACGAGAACACCTGCGGCTTCGCGGTCACCACGGTGCACGCCGACCGCGCGCGCCCGGTGTCGCTGAACTTCGGCGCTGGCGGAGCCATCAAGGTCTACTGGAACGGCACCGAGGTGTACGCGGACCCGGTCACGCGCGACCCCTACCCCGAGCGCAGCGCGGTGGTGGTGGGCGCACACGCCGGCCCCAACCGGCTGATGGTGAAGGTGTGCATCACCGCGCAGAGCTGGGGTTTCCTCATGCGCCTCGGAGACGCCGAGGGGGGTGTCACCACGGGCCTGCGGGTGGACGCCAGCGAGTTGCCGGTCACGCCCGCGGGTCACGCGCCGGGCGTCACGCTGCCGGCCCTGCAGGGACCGCTCGAGGCCCTGATGGGCGCCCTGCCCGAGCGCGGCGCACACGAGGGTGACGCCGCGCTGACCGAAGAGGAGCGCGAGACACGCGCCAAGGCCCTCTTCGACGCGGCTCGCTTCCTCTCGTTCGCCGCCGCGGACGACCCGGCCGAGCACACGGCCCGGCAGCTGGCAGCGCGCGCCGCAGAGCTGGCTCCGAGCGTGCCGCGCCTGCGCCTGGCAGCCGAGCTGACCGACCAGCGCGGGGAGGCCATGCGCTTCACCCAGCGCGCGGCCGAGCTCTTCCCCACCGACCCGGAGTCGCTGCTGCTGCAGGCCATCGTGCGCCGCACCGGC from Sandaracinaceae bacterium carries:
- a CDS encoding prolipoprotein diacylglyceryl transferase, which translates into the protein MHPILFEIPTPWGALPIYSYGMMLGFSLIVAWYFVMHQGQKLEGLHPDLMAHSFIITAVCAIAAARVLYIATNLDSYHTLGDLFSFQKGGLVAYGGFIGGFLACWGYSRYRGVPLLPWADIITPTLGTGLLFTRMGCWLYGCDFGRPLEEGAPSFLTRLGTFPHWDYSSAHYVWGSTLNGSPAYSHHITTYPERMVGLDHSLPVHPTQLYESLAGLIIFGITYYTLRHRSFKGQVFFVGSIVYALWRFGIEFVRDDPERGAAFGFSTSQLLSLAIVPVVVLAWIQTKRNLALNGEPSIPDSARSDEWLAEHRGIKPDGDDEQGGASDKGASAKGPKATSSPKGTGSKDKGKKKR